A stretch of the Aspergillus puulaauensis MK2 DNA, chromosome 6, nearly complete sequence genome encodes the following:
- a CDS encoding uncharacterized protein (COG:S;~EggNog:ENOG410Q07Q;~MEROPS:MER0163432;~PFAM:PF00656), which translates to MNDKQGGINHWAILIGINFYPGRPLKGPVQDVQAIKEYLESSRVEGAPVNISTFTAVSPSGEDAHRLPVETPKNWPTYENVMSSLAQVGGMARPGDAVYIHYSGHGTRRPSPGSGDKHEDGGEGAGDVALVLLSDNPSRPRYLPSRELAHQLKEMVQHGLQVTLVLDCCFSGSVVRHGSLNSSSIRTIEYDPAIDLMPVKKLRTQESHICRPNTSPTRDSRIVPQWLINPDGYTILTACGMHERAYELVVSGGRRHGALSFFLLQSLGQLRKTGVHISHQSLYQHIRILFHAYWPQQNPMRYGNQDLSLFGGLTPRDTVRFIPVFKKDGFLRLAAGSAHGVQEHDRYSVYAFETPRDGSSGSTVDPVVVQVTTVRGLTSDLVGVDRSDTSQVTTGWKAKPLTHLSRWKVRVGLMASVDNPVQWSTALMQRYHFEVYVGVSDDQACHLHIAINTHGEYEILDASCNGILSLPKVPADRDTAMGHVLHLLEHVSCFKYIEGIENRSPSIPFEQSFQITLRNTAGQDFGAEGILDVKHGDVLHLTVQNLCDRPLYMAVFDFGPSWQITSLISDDGGGDYISIPSANKETLFPGRETIGWAMEVPDSFQRRGQDQCEDIIKIFLTNQPTSFAPMVLPMISVPLDVKRSSPRDHHQLSTFLDGLLTSFRHPRDHLSGEEEWATRNFVIRTQRNDAGIDLQIQ; encoded by the coding sequence ATGAACGACAAACAGGGTGGCATAAATCATTGGGCGATCCTGATTGGTATAAACTTTTATCCGGGTCGCCCGCTCAAAGGGCCTGTTCAGGATGTACAGGCTATAAAGGAGTACCTGGAATCTAGCCGGGTCGAAGGTGCCCCTGTAAATATTTCAACATTTACTGCAGTCTCACCCTCAGGCGAAGACGCTCATCGCCTGCCGGTTGAAACCCCGAAGAACTGGCCCACCTACGAGAATGTTATGTCCAGCCTTGCACAGGTTGGGGGTATGGCGAGGCCCGGAGACGCCGTGTACATCCACTACTCAGGGCATGGAACAAGGAGACCGTCTCCGGGATCCGGGGATAAACACGAGGATGGCGGAGAGGGCGCAGGCGACGTGGCATTGGTGCTCTTGAGCGATAATCCCTCCAGGCCGCGGTATCTTCCAAGTCGAGAACTGGCACACCAATTGAAGGAGATGGTCCAACATGGTCTGCAGGTTACTCTCGTGCTGGACTGCTGCTTTTCGGGCAGCGTTGTCCGTCACGGGAGTCTAAACAGTAGCAGCATTCGAACGATCGAGTACGACCCTGCAATCGATCTCATGCCCGTAAAAAAGCTCCGGACCCAAGAGAGTCATATCTGCCGGCCTAATACGTCCCCTACGCGTGATTCTCGCATTGTGCCGCAGTGGTTGATCAATCCCGACGGATATACAATCCTTACAGCCTGCGGCATGCATGAAAGGGCCTACGAGCTTGTCGTTAGCGGTGGACGACGGCATGGAGCGCTGTCCTTTTTCCTCCTTCAGTCCCTCGGTCAACTAAGGAAAACCGGGGTTCATATCTCCCATCAATCCTTGTATCAGCATATACGAATCCTGTTCCACGCTTACTGGCCACAACAAAATCCAATGCGCTATGGAAATCAAGATCTGTCATTATTTGGGGGGCTAACGCCGCGGGACACTGTTCGCTTTATCCCCGTTTTCAAGAAAGACGGCTTCCTTCGTCTAGCAGCTGGGTCTGCACATGGCGTTCAGGAACATGACCGCTACTCCGTGTACGCATTTGAGACCCCCAGGGACGGCTCGTCTGGATCGACCGTGGATCCAGTAGTCGTTCAAGTGACGACCGTCCGCGGTCTCACATCAGACCTGGTCGGGGTTGACCGTTCTGACACAAGCCAGGTCACGACGGGATGGAAGGCAAAGCCGCTCACACACTTGTCGCGCTGGAAGGTACGCGTGGGCCTCATGGCATCTGTGGATAACCCAGTTCAATGGTCTACTGCGCTAATGCAAAGGTATCACTTTGAGGTTTACGTGGGGGTTTCTGACGACCAGGCATGCCATCTCCACATCGCAATCAACACGCATGGCGAATACGAGATTCTGGACGCATCGTGCAACGGAATCCTCAGCCTGCCCAAAGTACCCGCTGACCGAGACACAGCCATGGGTCATGTCCTGCATCTCCTGGAGCACGTGTCGTGTTTCAAATACATTGAAGGAATTGAAAATCGAAGCCCAAGTATTCCCTTTGAACAATCGTTTCAAATTACTCTTCGAAATACAGCGGGACAAGACTTTGGCGCGGAAGGCATTTTGGATGTCAAACATGGCGACGTACTGCATTTAACTGTCCAAAACCTCTGTGATAGGCCGCTATACATGGCTGTATTTGACTTTGGTCCTTCGTGGCAAATTACTAGTTTGATTTCCGACGACGGTGGAGGTGACTACATTTCAATCCCCTCCGCAAACAAAGAAACCCTCTTTCCCGGTCGAGAAACGATAGGCTGGGCAATGGAAGTACCAGATTCATTCCAACGGCGGGGACAAGATCAGTGCGAAGACATTATCAAAATCTTTCTTACCAACCAGCCAACGTCATTTGCACCAATGGTTCTGCCCATGATTTCTGTCCCGCTTGATGTCAAAAGATCCTCGCCCCGGGACCATCATCAGCTGTCCACTTTTCTTGATGGGCTACTAACATCCTTTCGTCACCCACGAGATCATCTTTCaggggaggaggaatggGCTACACGAAACTTTGTGATCCGCACACAGCGTAACGATGCAGGAATTGATTTGCAAATACAGTAA
- a CDS encoding uncharacterized protein (COG:S;~EggNog:ENOG410PNVZ;~InterPro:IPR011990;~go_function: GO:0005515 - protein binding [Evidence IEA]): protein MDDVNHAVDLAKAELQATPPYHPSTLRRLGALAAALAERFRRTQGHGIDDINQAIDLTSFSLVVTDPNHVNYAISLNNLAGYLTARFERTSWPEDINRAIEVCTRALETSAGVSHTRGLALQTLSCCLARRFEQTWQAQDLDRAVDAAREAVSLTASESVKALSNLGNMYFMR from the coding sequence ATGGATGATGTCAATCATGCCGTGGACCTTGCCAAAGCCGAATTACAGGCCACGCCTCCTTACCACCCGAGCACGCTTCGTCGCCTAGGTGCCCTCGCCGCAGCCCTCGCGGAACGATTTCGCCGAACTCAAGGACATGGAATCGATGATATCAATCAAGCCATTGACCTGACTTCATTCTCACTGGTGGTCACCGACCCAAACCACGTCAATTATGCCATCTCGCTAAATAACCTTGCTGGGTATCTGACAGCACGATTTGAACGGACATCCTGGCCCGAAGATATAAACCGAGCGATCGAGGTCTGCACGCGGGCTTTGGAGACATCGGCCGGCGTATCCCACACACGAGGATTGGCATTACAGACGCTTTCGTGCTGCCTAGCACGGCGATTTGAACAGACTTGGCAAGCCCAAGATCTAGATCGGGCCGTTGATGCTGCAAGAGAAGCAGTGTCACTCACAGCTTCAGAATCCGTCAAAGCGCTGAGCAATCTTGGAAATATGTATTTCATGCGATGA
- a CDS encoding putative MFS monosaccharide transporter (COG:G;~EggNog:ENOG410PHXX;~InterPro:IPR005829,IPR005828,IPR003663,IPR036259, IPR020846;~PFAM:PF00083,PF07690;~TransMembrane:11 (o78-99i106-124o130-152i164-183o203-224i312-337o349-370i377-400o412-437i458-473o479-498i);~go_component: GO:0016020 - membrane [Evidence IEA];~go_component: GO:0016021 - integral component of membrane [Evidence IEA];~go_function: GO:0022857 - transmembrane transporter activity [Evidence IEA];~go_process: GO:0055085 - transmembrane transport [Evidence IEA]), with the protein MAPTDAGALSAKRAQFAGPAGVKGIIHNGKTTLIATFAALGGFVYGYNQGMFGQILTMTSFTARMEPWYSGTTGTRQALLTAILELGAWIGAMVNGYLADAVGRRVTVVIACVIFTVGVIIQACTLNKDYVLGGRFVTGIGVGAFSMLVPLYNAELAPPEVRGALVALQQLAITFGIMVSYWIGYGTNFIGGTGEGQSDAAWLVPICIQLLPSTILAVGMVAFMPQSPRHLMNRDREEECLQTLARLRSTSVDDIRVRIEFLEIKALRDFERIRVQEKFPQYQDGSLKSGFMIQYNDYLSLVTNKALFRRTVVAVLTMVFQQWNGVNAILYYAPFIFQGLGLDGNTVSLLATGVVGIVMFLATIPAVLWVDNFGRKTILIAGGIGMAASHFIVAGITGSFSGQWETHRAAGWAAVVFVWIYAISFGFSWGPVAWIIISEVFPLGMRAKGVSLGGQSNWLNNFAVAMATSPFISTSQFGAFIFFGAITTIGTIWVYFCVPETKGRTLEEMDELFGEAGFAQEDADRREKIERDIGLHALLNGEETLKEKAAPELKADEAGVSDELVEDGPGPRQGA; encoded by the exons ATGGCCCCAACCGACGCTGGAGCCCTGTCGGCCAAGCGCGCCCAGTTTGCTGGTCCTGCTGGTGTTAAGGGGATCATCCATAATGGGAAGACGACGCTGATTGCGACTTTTGCGGCGCTGGGTGGGTTTGTTTATGGAT ATAACCAGGGAATGTTCGGCCAGATCCTGACCATGACCTCCTTTACTGCACGG ATGGAGCCCTGGTACAGCGGTACGACCGGAACACGTCAGGCCCTCTTGACCGCAATCCTGGAGCTGGGCGCGTGGATTGGCGCAATGGTCAACGGATACCTGGCTGATGCTGTCGGACGGCGAGTCACTGTTGTTATTGCGTGTGTGATTTTCACGGTCGGTGTCATTATCCAGGCTTGCACGCTGAATAAGGACTATGTCCTCGGTGGTCGCTTTGTTACTGGTATTGGAGTTGGCGCGTTTAGTATGCTGGTTCCTTT GTACAATGCTGAGCTCGCGCCGCCTGAAGTCCGCGGTGCCCTTGTTGCCCTGCAGCAGCTGGCGATTACATTTGGAATCATGGTGTCCTACT GGATCGGCTACGGCACAAACTTCATCGGCGGCACAGGAGAAGGCCAATCCGACGCAGCCTGGCTGGTCCCCATCTGCATCCAGCTACTCCCCTCTACAATCCTCGCCGTGGGCATGGTCGCCTTCATGCCGCAGAGCCCGCGACACCTGATGAACCGCGACCGCGAGGAAGAATGTCTCCAGACGCTCGCGCGGCTGCGCAGTACCTCCGTGGACGATATCCGGGTGCGCATCGAGTTTCTTGAAATCAAGGCCCTGCGCGACTTTGAGCGTATCCGTGTCCAGGAGAAGTTTCCCCAGTACCAGGATGGGTCGTTGAAGAGTGGGTTTATGATTCAGTATAATGACTACCTGTCGCTCGTTACGAATAAGGCGCTGTTTCGGAGGACCGTTGTTGCTGTCTTGACGATGGTGTTTCAGCAATGGAATGGT GTCAACGCAATCCTCTACTACgcccccttcatcttccaaggCCTCGGCCTAGACGGCAACACCGTCTCGCTCCTCGCCACCGGCGTCGTCGGAATCGTCATGTTCCTCGCAACAATCCCCGCCGTGCTCTGGGTCGACAACTTCGGACGCAAGACGAtcctcatcgccggcggGATCGGGATGGCGGCGTCGCATTTCATTGTCGCCGGCATCACGGGCTCATTCAGCGGGCAATGGGAGACACATCGCGCGGCTGGCTGGGCGGCCGTCGTGTTTGTCTGGATCTATGCGATCTCGTTTGGGTTCTCGTGGGGCCCTGTTGCTTGGATTATTATCAGTGAGGTTTTCCCGCTGGGCATGAGGGCTAAGGGGGTTAGTCTTGGGGGGCAGTCGAATTGGCTTAACAAT TTTGCTGTTGCGATGGCGACCTCCCCGTTTATCTCGACCAGCCAGTTCGGTGCTTTT ATATTCTTCGGCGCAATCACAACAATCGGCACGATCTGGGTGTATTTCTGCGTCCCTGAAACAAAGGGCCGCACACTCGAGGAAATGGACGAGCTGTTCGGCGAGGCCGGGTTTGCGCAGGAGGATGCCGACCGCAGGGAGAAGATCGAGCGGGACATTGGTCTACATGCGCTCTTGAATGGCGAGGAGacgctgaaggagaaggctgcGCCTGAGCTCAAGGCTGACGAGGCTGGTGTGAGTGATGAGTTAGTTGAGGATGGGCCTGGGCCTCGTCAGGGGGCTTAG
- a CDS encoding uncharacterized protein (COG:S;~EggNog:ENOG410Q2Z6;~InterPro:IPR001542,IPR036574;~PFAM:PF01097;~SECRETED:SignalP(1-20);~go_process: GO:0006952 - defense response [Evidence IEA]) yields the protein MQFSTIVFSAVALFSSMTLAAPAENLVARASCQIGDIWGAGDAACSASCLKDGTYHGGYCNDESVCVCTY from the exons ATGCAGTTCTCCACCATTGTCTTCAGTGCTGTTGCCCTCTTCAGCTCCATGACCCTTGCCGCTCCCGCCGAGAACCTCGTTGCTCGCGCCTCTTGCCAGATTGGTGATATCTggggtgctggtgatgccGCCTGCAGCGCATCT TGCCTTAAGGACGGAACCTACCACGGCGGCTACTGCAACGATGAGAG CGTTTGCGTCTGCACCTACTAG
- a CDS encoding CHAT domain-containing protein (COG:S;~EggNog:ENOG410PIU8;~InterPro:IPR024983,IPR011990;~PFAM:PF12770;~go_function: GO:0005515 - protein binding [Evidence IEA]) — protein MSDLNSAQTLHTEVVLRMFEDQGVADHDQATLISNASRPVCSLVERQGGSLQLLNSIIEVSEATLSTMPLSHPSRYVMSQTLGKLLRVRFSRTDRLDDLHRGVALAKESASRIPADHPDRPICLDHLGGWLVTRFLRVGAAEDRDQAVELLETAASTTPTGSPRRGEILAHLSTVLRGEFERTGNEEKLERAIRAADEAMSAIPPTHIMRPARLIELANSHLTRFHRAHDPTDLDHALGAANNAVSIATHDHPERAEATYALAISLQAQFKMSQELDPLDRAIDICEGTLVHVALDDHMRARAFSLLGMLLQSKMRMRGDEFREGNELLLRYLRKGWECRNSPPRLRIEIGAKLAASLASQLSWAEAATVLQQAVELLPRLSPRPLSDDDKQQTLRQFAGLASAAAAVTLNAKGDADHALRLLELGRGVINGLLVEIRSDISDLRKTHSYLAQDFEYLRGVLDSSGDQITNYDQRHELDVKFNELIQVIRSQPGFEGFLKPLTVDEMKAAADRGPIIVVNVSHYRCDAFLVESSQTRVLELPNLSLEELHTRAGQLKTDHLPVLAWLWDTVANPVLDFLGYEHPPPPGAEWPHVWWIPTGAMGLLPLHAAGMHDQGSGEAVLDRVMSSYNTSIKSLLYTRRQDLSIASGTSNQALLLAMPETPRQSPLPFANEEITLLRGLCQSLHLQPVEPPRCRKEVLQRLKTCKIFHFAGHGQSNSSEPSKSALLLSDWESNTLTVADLRNSRLQGASPFLAYLSACSTGANSAVDLVDESIHLVSSCQLAGFRHVIGTLWEVSDKHCVDVARILYQTIRDQGMTDAGICLGLHQALLELRDRDEALGHIVDREPAPSPSCSKGRNAIPLGKNGRKRVEGTSWLNWVPYIHFGV, from the coding sequence ATGTCCGATCTGAACTCCGCTCAGACGCTGCACACTGAGGTGGTCTTGCGCATGTTTGAGGATCAGGGTGTTGCGGACCATGATCAAGCTACGCTCATCAGTAATGCTTCTAGGCCAGTCTGTAGCCTCGTCGAAAGGCAAGGTGGCTCTTTGCAGCTTCTGAACTCCATCATCGAGGTCAGCGAAGCTACGCTATCGACGATGCCACTGAGCCATCCCTCGAGATATGTTATGTCGCAGACACTCGGGAAGCTGTTGCGTGTGCGCTTCAGTCGAACTGACCGACTCGATGACCTACACCGTGGCGTTGCCCTTGCTAAGGAATCCGCATCGCGCATCCCCGCTGATCACCCAGATCGACCGATATGCCTGGACCACCTTGGCGGCTGGCTTGTAACGCGGTTCCTTCGGGTTGGTGCGGCGGAGGATCGGGACCAGGCGGTTGAGCTGTTGGAAACAGCAGCGTCAACCACTCCCACCGGTAGTCCTCGTCGGGGAGAAATTCTAGCGCATCTCTCAACCGTCCTGAGGGGCGAATTCGAACGAACCGGGAAcgaagagaagctggaacGCGCTATCAGAGCTGCCGATGAAGCTATGTCGGCCATTCCACCTACCCACATCATGCGGCCCGCCCGACTGATAGAACTCGCAAACAGCCATTTGACGCGGTTCCACAGAGCCCATGATCCCACCGATCTTGACCATGCCCTCGGGGCTGCGAATAACGCGGTATCGATAGCAACCCATGACCACCCGGAGCGTGCCGAGGCGACCTATGCCCTAGCCATCTCGCTTCAAGCACAATTCAAAATGTCCCAAGAGCTGGATCCGCTGGATCGTGCCATTGACATTTGCGAAGGGACTTTAGTCCACGTAGCTTTGGACGATCACATGCGAGCCAGGGCCTTCAGCCTGCTTGGGATGCTGCTTCAATCCAAGATGCGGATGCGGGGAGACGAATTCAGAGAGGGTAAtgagctgctgcttcgaTATCTCAGAAAGGGATGGGAGTGTCGTAATTCTCCACCGAGACTCCGCATTGAAATCGGCGCAAAACTTGCGGCCTCTCTCGCCTCGCAGTTGAGCTGGGCCGAGGCTGCAACGGTCCTCCAGCAGGCAGTAGAGCTGCTCCCCAGGTTAAGCCCCAGGCCATTAAGTGACGACGACAAGCAACAAACGCTGCGTCAGTTTGCTGGTCtggcttctgctgctgctgcagtaACCCTCAACGCAAAGGGGGATGCAGATCATGCCCTGAGGCTTCTAGAACTTGGCCGCGGCGTAATCAATGGGTTGCTCGTAGAAATCCGCAGTGATATTTCCGATCTTCGAAAAACTCATTCGTACCTAGCGCAGGATTTCGAATACCTACGCGGCGTTTTGGATTCCTCTGGCGACCAGATAACGAACTACGATCAGCGCCACGAACTCGATGTCAAGTTTAACGAACTAATCCAGGTAATCCGATCTCAGCCCGGATTCGAAGGATTTCTGAAACCGCTCACCGTGGACGAAATGAAGGCCGCGGCAGACCGGGGTCCCATCATTGTTGTTAATGTCAGTCACTATCGCTGTGATGCATTCCTGGTCGAGTCTAGCCAAACCAGGGTCCTAGAACTACCCAATCTGAGCCTTGAAGAATTACACACACGGGCAGGCCAATTGAAAACGGATCATCTGCCGGTGCTGGCATGGCTTTGGGACACTGTAGCGAACCCCGTGTTGGACTTTCTGGGATACGagcaccctcctccacccgGGGCGGAATGGCCGCACGTCTGGTGGATTCCCACCGGGGCAATGGGTCTTCTACCGCTTCATGCGGCGGGGATGCATGACCAGGGATCCGGCGAGGCAGTACTTGACAGGGTCATGTCGTCGTATAATACGTCCATAAAATCGTTATTATACACTCGCCGGCAAGATCTATCGATTGCGTCAGGGACATCAAACCAGGCCCTCCTACTGGCCATGCCGGAGACCCCACGCCAGTCTCCCCTCCCTTTTGCCAACGAGGAAATCACTCTGCTAAGAGGCCTCTGTCAGTCTCTTCACCTCCAGCCGGTAGAGCCACCGCGATGTCGTAAAGAGGTCCTCCAGCGGCTTAAAACGTGCAAAATCTTTCACTTTGCCGGCCACGGACAATCTAACTCCAGCGAGCCTTCAAAGAGtgccctcctcctcagtgaCTGGGAGTCGAATACCCTGACCGTTGCCGATTTGCGCAATTCCAGGCTTCAAGGCGCTTCGCCTTTCCTCGCCTATCTGTCCGCTTGCTCAACGGGCGCGAATAGCGCCGTCGATCTGGTCGATGAGAGCATCCACCTGGTCAGCTCGTGCCAATTGGCCGGGTTTCGGCATGTCATTGGGACCCTCTGGGAAGTCTCCGATAAGCACTGTGTTGACGTTGCACGGATTCTGTACCAGACAATCAGGGATCAGGGCATGACCGATGCGGGCATCTGCCTAGGTCTTCATCAAGCCCTGCTAGAGCTTCGGGATCGCGACGAGGCACTAGGGCACATAGTGGACCGGGAACCCGCCCCCTCACCCTCGTGTTCGAAAGGCAGAAATGCAATACCATTGGGGAAGAATGGTCGCAAGAGGGTGGAAGGAACTAGCTGGCTCAATTGGGTTCCCTATATTCACTTTGGGGTATGA
- a CDS encoding uncharacterized protein (COG:S;~EggNog:ENOG410PPHW;~TransMembrane:3 (i223-244o250-268i275-292o)) yields the protein MNRLPALLSTWIRPSRDAAEERDLEMQLTQVEEHPAGYPRFSALIGAENSFHICRRFSNIRARLLLLKQDKVSRLEAELEGIDREESAVLFLGSRRYDLNESRKAILNDLNLALEDYDRYVERSARILEFSNPNPRNTTNLQKWVHGNRCIARDEVKYLTYGGNELLCMATPADSTVARMEDWVEDNLVRFSKRFYRVRCDAMSSDKHVYIPSGSLLRRMAQAVAISLIITVLLGPAIICTFSQSQLVRTWVVITATVLLVIIISGLTKARTIDILIVGATYSTVLIVFISGKD from the exons ATGAATAGGCTCCCAGCACTACTTTCAACATGGATTAGACCATCAAGGGATGCGGCTGAAGAAAGGGACCTTGAGATGCAATTAACACAGG TTGAAGAACATCCTGCTGGATACCCACGATTTTCCGCGCTCATTGGGGCCGAGAATAGCTTTCACATCTGCCGCCGTTTCTCTAATATCCGTGCTCGTCTGCTTCTTCTCAAACAGGATAAGGTCTCACGGCTGGAGGCAGAACTAGAGGGAATTGACCGGGAGGAAAGTGCTGTTCTATTCCTTGGCAGCAGGCGATATGATCTCAATGAGAGCCGAAAAGCGATTCTGAACGACCTTAACTTGGCGCTAGAAGACTATG ACCGGTATGTGGAACGGTCTGCACGGATTTTAGAGTTCAGCAATCCCAATCCCCGAAACACAACAAACCTACAGAAGTGGGTTCATGGGAACCGATGCATAGCCCGGGATGAGGTGAAATACCTTACATATGGCGGTAATGAGTTACTCTGCATGGCTACCCCGGCCGATAGCACTGTTGCCCGGATGGAAGACTGGGTGGAAGACAACCTGGTTCGTTTTTCCAAAAGATTCTACAGG GTCCGTTGCGATGCCATGTCTAGCGACAAACATGTTTATATCCCTTCAGGATCTCTATTGAGGCGGATGGCTCAAGCCGTGGCCATATCCCTCATTATAACTGTGCTTTTAGGTCCCGCTATTATCTGTACATTTTCACAGAGTCAACTGGTGAGAACATGGGTTGTCATCACCGCGACTGTCCTTCTTGTGATAATCATATCTGGTCTGACCAAGGCAAGAACTATAGATATATTGATAGTTGGCGCGAC GTATTCGACCGTTCTAATTGTTTTTATTTCAGGGAAAGATTGA
- a CDS encoding O-acetylhomoserine aminocarboxypropyltransferase/cysteine synthase family protein (COG:E;~EggNog:ENOG410QDTR;~InterPro:IPR000277,IPR015424,IPR015421,IPR015422;~PFAM:PF01053;~go_function: GO:0003824 - catalytic activity [Evidence IEA];~go_function: GO:0030170 - pyridoxal phosphate binding [Evidence IEA];~go_process: GO:0019346 - transsulfuration [Evidence IEA]), with amino-acid sequence MSMLEGGVGAVATASDHAAQFIAVTNCCSPGQNFVSTSWLYGGAYNQFRVYMKKFNIDVKWVEGNDPADIDKAINKNTRAVYIETISNPKHSVLDIAAISAVAHKHGIPLIVDNTFGMGGYLARPLVLGADIVTHSCTKWIGGHGTSMGGIVIDGGYFDWSVSGKFPGFTEPADGYHGLRFWDAYGYRALSAKLRMDSMRDLGPCMSPFNGWLFLQGLETIALRGKRHCETILALAEWLEAHPSVNWVLYPGLKSHPDYDYVQKTMPNGGGGVFTFGVAGAIDEVRAVVNNLRLCSHLANVGDAKTLIIRPWTTTHQQLPEAEKIKGGVTPDLIRVSTGLEDFEDIKHDFEQAFVAAGLKPAAKLNGDSFNQALSLFNDGFMKDLGTAAPRPAGI; translated from the exons ATGTCGATGTTGGAAGGTGGTGTGGGCGCCGTTGCCACTGCCTCTGATCACGCTGCACAG TTCATTGCCGTCACCAATTGCTGCTCGCCCGGCCAGAACTTTGTCAGTACTAGCTGGCTGTATGGCGGCGCCTACAACCAGTTCCGGGTGTATATGAAGAAGTTCAACATCGATGTCAAGTGGGTGGAGGGCAACGACCCCGCCGACATTGACAAGGCAATTAACAAGAACACTCGGGCCGTGTACATCGAGACCATCTCCAACCCCAAGCACAGCGTGCTAGATATTGCGGCCATTAGCGCCGTCGCGCACAAGCACGGTATCCCGTTGATTGTTGATAACACGTTCGGCATGGGTGGCTACCTGGCCAGACCCCTTGTATTGGGTGCCGACATTGTCACCCACAGTTGCACTAAATGGATTGGCGGCCATGGCACCAGCATGGGTGGCATCGTCATTGACGGCGGCTACTTTGACTGGTCTGTGTCTGGCAAATTTCCTGGCTTCACGGAACCCGCAGATGGCTACCACGGGTTGCGCTTCTGGGACGCATACGGCTACAGAGCCTTGTCCGCCAAGCTGCGGATGGACAGTATGCGCGACTTAGGTCCATGTATGAGTCCATTCAATGGGTGGTTGTTTCTGCAGGGCCTGGAAACGATTGCCCTACGTGGAAAACGCCATTGCGAAACCATCCTGGCTTTGGCAGAGTGGCTTGAAGCTCATCCCTCCGTCAATTGGGTCCTTTACCCCGGGCTGAAATCACATCCGGACTACGACTATGTCCAGAAGACCATGCCTAACGGGGGCGGAGGTGTCTTTACCTTCGGTGTG GCTGGAGCAATCGATGAAGTCCGCGCAGTAGTCAACAATCTAAGGCTCTGTAGCCACTTGGCCAACGTCGGCGATGCCAAAACGCTCATCATCCGCCCCTGGACCACGACGCACCAGCAGCTGCCTGAAGCGGAAAAGATCAAGGGAGGGGTGACCCCCGATTTGATCCGTGTTAGTACCGGCCTCGAGGATTTCGAAGATATCAAGCACGACTTTGAGCAAGCGTTTGTCGCGGCAGGGCTGAAGCCAGCTGCCAAGCTGAATGGGGACTCTTTCAACCAGGCACTATCCTTGTTCAATGATGGATTCATGAAGGATCTTGGTACCGCGGCACCCAGGCCGGCTGGCATTTGA